cgttgacgacgacgggcGGTGCAAAAAGAGGATCGCGCCGCATATCGACCCGTCAATTCGTCTGGAGACTTTCATGGGCTGTCGTCCAACATGGTGGCCTGCCGTCAGCCCGACCTCGCATGCCCTGTGTGTCGTTGTGTCGATGCTCCCGTGTCGGTGGTTGGTTCGTCCGGCAGTTTGAAGGGGAGCGGAGTCACGGCGCCGGGGGGTCAAGGTCGTCGTCAACGATGGGGGGCGTTGATAAAGCACAAGAAAAAGTCGACATCGAAGCTTATCGCAACTGTGCTCTGCTTGCCCCCACCTTTAGCAAGGATTATAGCGCTACAGCGCTACTAAGCTAAGGTACGAACCAATGACCGCTGCCGCAAAGCCCAAGCTCCCGCCGTCATGGAGGGGACAAAATTTCTGCCAGGGGCATTTCTCTCAtaaaaccccaaccctccccaatcaAAAAGTTGGAATGCCCCACAATTCAATCGGCACTACTTCGTACCAACCTTGAAGATTGGCCAGCCGTTATCCCATATTTTGATATCGTGGGGATTGCGATTGCGACTGGGGACGGCAACataccaccatcaccacaaccccctccccgatTTCTCACcagatcctcctccctcccggGGAGTAGTCCTCCATCAAAATGGCCCGCGgcccctcccgcctcctcgcctcgCGCGTCCACCAGACAGCCACCGAATCCCTAGCCTCGACCGTCTACCCAAAAACCTACaatccttcccccccctggGTCGCCGCCCTagccaacatccccccctctGAAATCTGGACACGCCCCTACCCAGCCCAGCACGCCCTCCTGCCCGTCCGCCTCCCCAAATCACGTAAGACCCCCCCGAAAAATCTCTACCGCCCAACCAAGATCGAGCACCCCGAGGACCGCCTCCGCAAGCAATTCTACTCCGACCACCCATGGGAACTCGCCCGGCCCAAGCTCCTCATGGAAATCGACGGCAAGGACGCTCGGTATCGGGATTGGAGCAAAGGACTCCGACAGCCGGGGATGAAATTGTCTGGAGAGAGGTACATCACCCCCTGCTtgaaaaagaacaaaaaaaaaaaaaacaaagagtGATAACTGACAGAAAACAGTGTCGTCCAACGCCAACTATATCTCATGCAGCACGCCAAAATGACGCGAGCGCAAGCCTACGACGTTGCCCGCAAGGAGTTCTACAAGCTCCGCCGCTTCGAGGAGACAGAGGCCAGGATAGCCCAGGAAGAAGCGAGGGCCTACGGCGCCTACTTTGGCAAGACGGTCAACCAGGTCGGCATGGAGCTCGAGGACAAGGAGTACAACAACTGGCTCAagtgggctggggaggagattaCAGggcaggagatggagaggcaGGCGGCCTACGCGAATGATATTGATTTGCCCGAGgtggaggctgaggaggctgccgatGTGTAGAGAGTGAGTGattgagtgagtgagtgagtgggtgggttgttgttAGCTTCCTGaagggagctggagagaCGGACAGTAGAGAAACTGTTCGGGTGTGGCTCTCTGTGTATACATGCAAAATTatgggtggtttgggagggtAGAGATCACAAAATATGTACACAAGTTCAGGATCGCTGGTTATGTTCGTATTGGACAAACGAGGACGGGGTATCGTTGAATTCATGAAAGCAATGCTAACCGCCCAAACACGCAAACATCCATCCCAGCTcaccccatcctcgccctcttggCAGccccgacctccccgacGTAAATCACCCCCTCATACTTGTCGCACAGCTGCCGATGCTGAaccccaaacacctccgCAATCCCGCTCCAGTAAAACATCTTGCCCGTCAGGCTCAAGCTGTTAATCCGCGCCCAACTCTCCACGTAAACCACTTTGCAGCCGTCTTGGGGAACAACGGAGAGTAACTTGAGGATGTACGCAACCAAAGCGACCACAAACCCCGTCCCAGGCCCATTGGTAACAATCACATTCGGCCACttatacccctcccccttcctcgaccTAGGAACCGTGCTCAACGCCTTCAccgcccccaaccccgtAACCAAACTCGTAAACGGAGCCGTCCAAAAAGGCTGGTgaaccctcctcgccctcggaaTTGTAAACATATCCCGGGTGCCAACCCGAGCCTTGTCACCACCGGCCAAAGAACCGAGAACAGCCCGGTCCAGCAACGactccaacctcaacaaccgcCGCAAGGAATCCCCATCTCCGCTCGTAATCACATAGCGCCGGTGCTGCGCCGGCGACGGCAAGAACGAGTTCTTGATGGTTTCAAACATCTCGGTCGTGTGCCCGCCCGACCccaagacgaagaggaagtAGGCGGGCACACGCCCGAGGATGCCGGCACCGCGCGAGGAGGCGACCGGGACAGCACCGCGGGCCAGCGCGGGAAACAGACCACCGCGCACACGGCGGCGGGAGGAGACAAGGGTTTGATGGCGGTACTGGCGAGGAAAGGTCGGTTAGCAAACGGTCTGGGACAGGGCACTCCTCCAGTTTTAcaagccgccgccggctCTGGGGAGGTGAACCTCCGCGGAAGCCGAACGACGACCCCAAGAAAGAGTTGGTAAGGGCAGGCATCCACGACTCCACTGCGTAAAAACAGACGATCGTCCGCTGTCATCACTAGAGGTGGGACAAGGCTACTGAAGCGTGCTTGGTCGCGAGGGTAGATTTTCCCTCGCAAGTTTCcaaaggagaggaaggaaaacTTGACTGATGAGTGCATTGTGAAGTGTGACAAATTAGAGAACACGGTGCGGATGATAGAGAGGTGTAAatgaggaaaaggagatgtATATATAGAGGATGCATCCAAGAAGACAAGTGAGAGTAAGCTAGCGAAAGGCAGAACCATTGTTtgccaaaaaaaacagaaatgAATATGATGTGCTGTGTGTAGGTAGGGATGAGCTTGACAGCGAAATTCATCAAGCGCTCTCGAAAGGAAACATTTTGAGTGGTCTTAATCGCCGGCATGACTGTGAGGTAAAGAACAAGGGGGATGCAATGACTCGAAGAAGTTCTTGCAATAGAAAACCACTTCAGAAGTAGAAAAGATAAAAAGGAGCTGGGCAGAAGAAACCGCTCCCAGACGTGACCAAGCACCAAACCCCATATAACGGCTCGGGAGAATGGCGCCCACGAAGATCCCCGATCGACAGACTCTTGGAAGGAGACTACATGAGACACCTCAACTTTGCTCGGTCACATTCCGCCAAAAGCAGACAGCACTTGTTGTCCCTTTGCTCCCCCAGACATCCCTACCTCTCGCCTGAGCCACTCCGATCTCTCAACAGCAAGCTGCAACAATAACCTGAGAAGTGAAAAAGATAACTTACAGCCACACCCGAGCAACCGGCCACGACCAAAGTCGCGAGCGCGGGCCAAGACAACTTGACAACGGCCGCAGCAGCCGCGACAAACGCACACAAGAGCGCGAGGaaaactattttttttttcacaaAGGTAAATTGTTAGCAAGCTGTTTCATGTCTGTTTTCATACGATTTGGGGTTTGATCTTGAATAGTGAGAACTCCGCCTCCAAAGGAGCTGCAAGTCATGAGAAATGTGACGAGTCGTCCTAGAACTTGAGTATTTGAAGTTGACAATGTGTGCCTTTTTGGTGTCTCTGAGATGAAGCCCGAGAAGAGCTTTCTCAGGACCTGACATCATGTCTTGGAAAGTGGAACTGGGCTGTCCCACGGGTCGATGTGAAATCTTCAAAGTTGAAGAGTAACATGCCCCTGATTTTGTCAAGTCGTAGAACAACATGATCTCTCATTTTTTTCAAGGTCCCTAGTCCGAGGACATGTGATGTAAAGAGGATAGTTCTACTTACCACCGAGCaaaccaccctcaccccccatcTCATCGATCGACTCGAGCATTTTGATCTCGTCTTGTTCTTCCGCTGGAGGTGCTGACtttggtggagatggcgacGGCGAAGCTGTTTCTTGCGGTCTGGCAGGTGACACCAGTGAGGCTTTTTCTTGAGCTGCCGAAACTTGTGGTGAGGGCCGTTCTCGTGGCGACAAAGGCTTCGATGGCAGTGTTGATGAAGAACTGAGGTCTGAAGTCAGGATTGTctgtgaagaggaagaactGAGATCTGAAGTTAGGACTGTTTGTGACGAGGAAGGAACATGATCTGAAGGCGGCACTGActgtggtgatgacgaaAAGAAATCTGAAGCCGGTGGCTCCAAGTTTTGCTCTGCTGGGCTTCGCCCTTCTCGTTGCCGGTTGTTCTGGAGAAAGTCTG
The window above is part of the Podospora bellae-mahoneyi strain CBS 112042 chromosome 3, whole genome shotgun sequence genome. Proteins encoded here:
- the ALG14 gene encoding UDP-N-acetylglucosamine transferase subunit (EggNog:ENOG503P6BR; BUSCO:EOG092643QM; COG:S), which produces MDPHLSDRGESQAATHKPLDSLADQPDFLQNNRQREGRSPAEQNLEPPASDFFSSSPQSQFFLFTDNPDFRPQFFINTAIEAFVATRTALTTSFGSSRKSLTGVTCQTARNSFASAPPAEEQDEIKMLESIDEMGGEGGLLGVFLALLCAFVAAAAAVVKLSWPALATLVVAGCSGVAYRHQTLVSSRRRVRGGLFPALARGAVPVASSRGAGILGRVPAYFLFVLGSGGHTTEMFETIKNSFLPSPAQHRRYVITSGDGDSLRRLLRLESLLDRAVLGSLAGGDKARVGTRDMFTIPRARRVHQPFWTAPFTSLVTGLGAVKALSTVPRSRKGEGYKWPNVIVTNGPGTGFVVALVAYILKLLSVVPQDGCKVVYVESWARINSLSLTGKMFYWSGIAEVFGVQHRQLCDKYEGVIYVGEVGAAKRARMG
- the RSM25 gene encoding mitochondrial ribosomal small subunit component (EggNog:ENOG503NVAN; BUSCO:EOG09264X41; COG:J) produces the protein MARGPSRLLASRVHQTATESLASTVYPKTYNPSPPWVAALANIPPSEIWTRPYPAQHALLPVRLPKSRKTPPKNLYRPTKIEHPEDRLRKQFYSDHPWELARPKLLMEIDGKDARYRDWSKGLRQPGMKLSGESVVQRQLYLMQHAKMTRAQAYDVARKEFYKLRRFEETEARIAQEEARAYGAYFGKTVNQVGMELEDKEYNNWLKWAGEEITGQEMERQAAYANDIDLPEVEAEEAADV